Proteins co-encoded in one Ruegeria sp. YS9 genomic window:
- the groES gene encoding co-chaperone GroES, translating into MALKPLHDRVLVRRVESEEKTAGGLIIPDSAKEKPSEGEVVAIGEGARKDSGELIAMAVKAGDKILFGKWSGTEVNVNGEELLMMKESDIMGIIE; encoded by the coding sequence ATGGCATTGAAACCGCTTCATGACCGTGTGCTGGTTCGCCGCGTAGAGAGCGAAGAGAAAACCGCAGGCGGCCTGATCATCCCTGACAGCGCAAAAGAAAAGCCAAGCGAAGGCGAAGTCGTCGCAATCGGCGAAGGCGCGCGCAAGGACAGCGGCGAACTGATCGCAATGGCTGTCAAAGCTGGGGACAAGATCCTGTTCGGCAAATGGTCGGGCACCGAGGTCAACGTCAACGGCGAAGAGCTGCTGATGATGAAAGAAAGCGACATCATGGGGATCATCGAGTAA
- a CDS encoding DUF2161 domain-containing phosphodiesterase: protein MNREQDLYPPVKALLERQGYAVKGEVGAADIVAVRDGDAPVIVELKLRFTLALFHQAITRLKLTDLVYIAVCKPTGRTARRALKDNLALCRRLGLGLITVRADGTVEVQCDPGPYAPRKNKARAARLLREFDRLEGDPNAGGATRHGIVTAYRQDALKCAAFLAENGPTKGSDVAKSVGVPVATRLMRENHYGWFEKVEKGIYGLTSAGAEGLKHWAYSWEQAD from the coding sequence ATGAACCGCGAGCAGGATCTCTATCCCCCGGTCAAGGCGCTGCTGGAGCGGCAGGGATACGCCGTCAAGGGCGAAGTCGGCGCAGCCGACATCGTTGCGGTGCGCGATGGGGATGCGCCGGTGATTGTCGAACTGAAACTGCGTTTCACGCTGGCCCTGTTTCATCAGGCGATCACCCGGCTGAAACTCACCGATCTGGTCTATATCGCAGTCTGCAAACCCACGGGCCGAACGGCCCGGCGGGCGCTGAAAGATAATCTGGCACTGTGTCGAAGGCTTGGCCTGGGCCTGATCACCGTGCGGGCTGATGGCACGGTCGAGGTTCAGTGCGATCCCGGCCCCTATGCGCCCCGCAAGAACAAAGCCAGGGCCGCACGGTTGCTGCGGGAATTCGACCGGCTGGAAGGTGACCCGAACGCCGGGGGCGCGACGCGCCATGGTATCGTGACGGCGTATCGGCAGGATGCACTGAAATGTGCGGCCTTTTTGGCCGAAAATGGCCCGACCAAGGGATCAGACGTCGCCAAGTCGGTCGGCGTCCCGGTTGCCACCCGGCTTATGCGGGAAAATCACTATGGGTGGTTCGAGAAGGTTGAAAAAGGCATCTACGGGCTTACGTCAGCCGGAGCGGAAGGCTTGAAACACTGGGCCTATAGCTGGGAACAGGCTGACTGA
- a CDS encoding TraB/GumN family protein: MRLLTFLAFLLFPISAQAACEGVDLRPQLPEETRTKLQSAVAQIAYPEGNHWIARKGDTVLHIIGTLHSYDPRMEGVIDRLSPELSKADAFYFEVTQDDMDAFEKTMASDLSAVMITSGPTLIDLMAEDDWDALSAALAQRGIPGWMAAKMRPWFLTMMLSIPPCMIEDPNATYGMDARLNDLAVEQGIPQHSLERIEDLMAMFDSHPLEKQVESLVRLSGAMQGNADQLATMANAYLEEKHAEIIQLARLQGLEQSGLSPEAFDAEWRNFEQQMLVQRNANWMAQMLDIRDQTVVIAVGAGHLSDDYGLLNQLEEAGYVLTRAAF; this comes from the coding sequence ATGCGTTTGCTCACTTTTCTTGCGTTCCTTCTGTTTCCGATCTCGGCTCAGGCCGCGTGCGAGGGGGTGGACCTGCGACCGCAACTGCCCGAGGAAACCCGGACCAAATTGCAAAGCGCAGTGGCCCAGATCGCTTATCCCGAAGGCAATCACTGGATTGCACGCAAGGGCGACACGGTTTTGCACATCATCGGCACGCTGCACAGTTACGATCCGCGCATGGAAGGCGTAATTGACCGCCTGTCGCCCGAACTCAGCAAAGCGGACGCCTTTTATTTCGAAGTCACCCAGGACGACATGGACGCCTTCGAAAAGACCATGGCCAGCGACCTGAGTGCGGTGATGATTACCTCGGGCCCTACGTTGATCGACCTGATGGCGGAAGACGACTGGGATGCGCTGTCCGCAGCCCTGGCCCAGCGCGGCATCCCCGGCTGGATGGCTGCGAAGATGCGCCCGTGGTTCCTGACCATGATGCTGAGCATTCCGCCCTGCATGATCGAGGACCCGAATGCGACTTATGGAATGGACGCCCGTCTGAACGATCTGGCCGTCGAACAAGGTATCCCGCAGCACTCGCTGGAACGAATCGAAGACCTGATGGCCATGTTCGACAGTCACCCTCTGGAAAAACAGGTCGAGTCGCTTGTGCGCCTGTCCGGGGCGATGCAGGGCAATGCGGACCAGTTGGCCACCATGGCCAACGCGTATCTGGAAGAAAAGCACGCCGAGATCATACAGCTTGCCCGCCTACAGGGGCTGGAGCAGTCGGGCCTGAGCCCCGAGGCATTTGACGCGGAATGGCGCAATTTCGAGCAGCAGATGCTGGTGCAGCGAAACGCCAACTGGATGGCGCAGATGCTGGACATCAGGGATCAGACAGTTGTGATTGCGGTCGGCGCGGGGCACCTGAGCGATGATTACGGCCTGCTGAACCAGCTGGAAGAAGCCGGATACGTTCTGACACGCGCCGCATTCTGA
- a CDS encoding manganese-dependent inorganic pyrophosphatase, translating to MTTLVFGHKSPDTDSTGSPILWSWYLNEVKGEQTEPVLLGEPNTEATFMLENWDLPKPRILEDLPAETPVVIVDTNNPAELPANINDADIRAIIDHHKLVGGLETKGPIDITVRPLACTATIMVDLMGEDAAKMPDAIKGAALTCILSDTLEFRSPTTTAHDREVAERLAAELELDISAYAADMFAAKSDVSSFSDAELIRMDSKEYEVDGTKFRVSVLETTAPGVVLDRKASLADSMVEVAKEDGVDQVLLFVVDILNEEATLLVPNDLVKAVAEKSFGVTVDGDAVVLPGIMSRKKQIIPNLKV from the coding sequence ATGACGACGCTAGTATTTGGCCACAAATCCCCCGACACAGATTCCACAGGTTCGCCGATCCTGTGGTCGTGGTACCTGAACGAGGTCAAGGGTGAGCAGACCGAACCCGTACTGCTGGGTGAACCCAACACCGAAGCAACATTCATGCTGGAAAACTGGGACCTGCCCAAGCCGCGGATCCTTGAGGACCTGCCCGCGGAAACCCCGGTAGTTATCGTCGACACCAACAACCCCGCCGAACTGCCGGCCAACATCAACGACGCCGACATCCGCGCCATCATCGATCATCACAAGCTGGTCGGTGGCCTGGAAACCAAAGGCCCGATCGACATCACAGTGCGCCCCCTGGCCTGCACCGCCACCATCATGGTCGATCTGATGGGCGAAGATGCGGCCAAGATGCCCGACGCCATCAAAGGCGCCGCGCTTACCTGCATTCTGTCGGATACTCTGGAGTTCCGCTCTCCCACCACCACGGCGCATGACCGCGAGGTTGCAGAACGTCTGGCGGCCGAGCTCGAGCTGGACATTTCGGCATATGCAGCCGACATGTTTGCGGCGAAATCGGATGTCTCGTCCTTCTCGGACGCCGAGTTGATCCGCATGGACAGCAAGGAATACGAGGTCGACGGCACCAAATTCCGGGTCTCGGTTCTGGAAACCACCGCCCCCGGCGTCGTTCTGGACCGCAAGGCCAGCCTGGCGGACTCGATGGTGGAAGTTGCCAAGGAAGACGGCGTCGATCAGGTGCTGCTGTTCGTGGTTGATATCCTGAACGAAGAGGCCACCCTGCTGGTCCCCAATGATCTGGTCAAAGCCGTGGCCGAGAAAAGCTTTGGTGTTACCGTGGACGGGGACGCCGTCGTTCTGCCCGGTATCATGAGCCGCAAAAAGCAGATCATTCCAAACCTGAAGGTCTGA
- a CDS encoding TIGR01459 family HAD-type hydrolase: MTQIVSSLSEISDRYKALFVDLWGCVHNGITAYPEAVEALKAYRAKGGLVVLVTNSPKPRAGVAEQLVQFNVPADAYDTIATSGDSARSAMFRGAVGRKVYFMGEWQRDAGFFEPLKLLDHPIHIERVPLKEAEGIVCCGPFDPMADPDVNRPDFLYAKQMGMKLLCANPDIVVDRGEVREWCAGALARLYTEMGGESLYFGKPHPPIYDLARRRLQELGHDIPDSDILVIGDGPHTDILGGMGEGIDSLFISGGLAAAETKTSHHPHHESLTAYIEREKINPTYTIGRLR, translated from the coding sequence ATGACCCAGATCGTTTCCTCGCTTTCCGAGATCTCGGACCGTTACAAGGCATTGTTCGTCGACCTTTGGGGCTGTGTTCACAACGGCATCACGGCCTACCCCGAGGCCGTCGAAGCGCTGAAGGCCTATCGTGCCAAGGGTGGACTGGTGGTTTTGGTCACGAACTCTCCCAAACCTCGCGCCGGGGTGGCAGAGCAACTCGTGCAATTCAACGTCCCCGCCGACGCGTATGACACCATCGCCACCAGCGGGGATTCCGCGCGCTCGGCGATGTTCCGGGGTGCTGTGGGGCGCAAGGTTTACTTCATGGGCGAGTGGCAACGTGATGCGGGCTTTTTCGAACCGCTGAAACTGCTGGATCATCCCATCCATATCGAGCGTGTGCCGCTGAAGGAAGCCGAGGGTATCGTCTGCTGCGGCCCGTTCGATCCGATGGCCGACCCGGATGTGAACCGGCCGGATTTCCTGTACGCCAAGCAGATGGGGATGAAACTGCTTTGTGCGAACCCTGACATTGTTGTCGACCGCGGAGAGGTGCGCGAATGGTGTGCCGGTGCTTTGGCCAGGCTGTACACCGAAATGGGCGGTGAAAGCCTGTATTTCGGCAAACCGCATCCCCCGATCTATGACCTGGCCCGACGCCGGTTGCAGGAACTGGGGCACGATATCCCCGACAGCGACATTCTGGTGATCGGCGACGGCCCCCATACGGACATTCTGGGCGGCATGGGAGAGGGCATTGATTCTCTGTTCATCTCGGGCGGGCTGGCTGCGGCCGAGACAAAAACGTCGCATCATCCGCATCACGAATCCCTAACCGCCTATATTGAAAGGGAAAAGATCAATCCAACCTACACGATCGGGCGCTTGAGGTAG
- a CDS encoding MaoC family dehydratase — protein MLDNLPRGTICIEDIEMGMSRHLRKVVTDEDIEMFAQVSTDRNPVHLDDDYARDTIFEGRIAHGMLTAGLISAVIGEQLPGHGTVYMGQSLKFLAPVRPGDMVYAEVKVIDIDFAKRRVKLDCHCSVEGKKVLIGEAMVLAPSRKFD, from the coding sequence ATGTTGGACAATCTTCCGCGCGGAACGATCTGTATCGAAGACATCGAAATGGGCATGTCCCGCCACCTGCGCAAAGTGGTGACGGATGAAGATATCGAAATGTTCGCGCAGGTCTCGACCGACCGGAATCCGGTGCATCTGGACGACGACTATGCCCGCGATACGATCTTCGAAGGCCGTATTGCCCACGGAATGCTGACGGCGGGTCTGATCTCGGCCGTGATCGGTGAACAACTGCCGGGCCACGGCACCGTCTACATGGGTCAGTCACTGAAGTTTCTGGCGCCTGTGCGCCCGGGTGACATGGTCTATGCCGAGGTGAAAGTGATCGACATCGATTTCGCCAAGCGCCGCGTCAAGCTGGACTGCCATTGTTCGGTCGAGGGCAAGAAGGTCCTGATCGGCGAAGCGATGGTGCTTGCCCCGTCGCGCAAGTTCGACTGA
- a CDS encoding methylenetetrahydrofolate reductase, whose amino-acid sequence MNDAHRSEVEPIGYVPVPEGYVSHSRLERVLRSGRFAVTAELNPPDSADPEDVFQAAQPLGEVADAINATDASGANCHMSSLGICALLTRAGYSPVYQISCRDRNRIAIQGDVLGAAALGVSNVLCLTGDGVGVGDQPGAKPVFDFDSLTLLRTIRTMRDQGKFLSGRKITRPPQLFLGAAENPCIPPYDWRPERLAKKVEAGAEFIQTNYIYDIPLFEKFMDRVRDAGLDEKVFIIAGVGPIASARAARWMRSNVPGIHIPDHVIERMEKAEKPAEEGKKICIELIQQIRDIAGVSGVHVMAYRREHVVSEIILESGALKGRKRTRSS is encoded by the coding sequence ATGAACGACGCCCATCGCAGCGAGGTCGAGCCGATCGGCTATGTGCCTGTTCCCGAAGGTTATGTCTCGCACAGTCGACTGGAAAGAGTTCTGCGCTCGGGTCGTTTTGCGGTGACCGCTGAACTGAACCCGCCAGACAGTGCTGACCCCGAAGATGTTTTTCAGGCGGCACAGCCGCTGGGTGAAGTGGCGGATGCGATCAATGCAACCGATGCGTCTGGTGCCAACTGTCACATGTCCTCGTTAGGGATCTGTGCGTTGTTGACCCGCGCGGGGTATTCTCCGGTCTATCAGATTTCCTGCCGAGACCGGAACCGGATCGCCATTCAGGGGGATGTTCTGGGGGCTGCGGCGCTGGGCGTCAGCAACGTATTGTGCCTGACGGGCGACGGTGTCGGGGTTGGGGATCAACCGGGGGCAAAACCGGTGTTCGACTTCGATTCCCTGACCTTGCTGCGGACGATCCGAACGATGCGCGATCAGGGAAAGTTTCTTTCAGGCCGCAAGATCACGCGTCCCCCTCAACTGTTTTTGGGAGCGGCGGAAAACCCCTGCATACCGCCCTATGACTGGCGCCCGGAACGTCTTGCAAAGAAGGTTGAAGCGGGGGCCGAGTTTATTCAGACCAATTACATCTACGACATTCCGCTTTTTGAAAAGTTCATGGATCGGGTTCGGGATGCCGGTCTGGACGAAAAAGTATTCATCATCGCCGGTGTGGGTCCCATCGCTTCGGCACGCGCGGCACGCTGGATGCGCAGCAATGTGCCCGGAATTCACATCCCGGATCATGTCATCGAGCGGATGGAAAAGGCCGAAAAGCCCGCTGAAGAGGGCAAGAAGATCTGTATCGAACTGATCCAGCAGATCCGGGACATCGCCGGTGTTTCCGGGGTTCACGTGATGGCCTACAGGCGTGAACACGTGGTGTCTGAAATCATACTGGAATCAGGTGCGCTGAAGGGACGAAAACGAACCCGTTCGTCCTAA
- a CDS encoding methylenetetrahydrofolate reductase C-terminal domain-containing protein, whose amino-acid sequence MYRLRLFAIRNARAFEWIYKCVERGMVAMDPVFAKIGYNRVERPIALVEKGVKSLLFDCKMCGQCVLSSTGMSCPMNCPKQLRNGPCGGVRPGEFCEVKPDMKCVWALAWDGASRMQHGGDKIKEVLPPVEHMLKGSSSWLRVSREIAAQEREARDAARETLAQAFPEARENEPSAAPLAAEPPNAVNRELKK is encoded by the coding sequence ATGTATCGATTGCGACTGTTCGCGATTCGCAACGCCCGTGCGTTCGAGTGGATCTACAAATGTGTCGAACGGGGCATGGTCGCGATGGATCCGGTCTTTGCAAAGATCGGCTACAACCGCGTTGAACGCCCCATCGCGTTGGTCGAAAAAGGCGTCAAAAGCCTTTTGTTTGATTGCAAGATGTGCGGGCAATGCGTTTTGTCTTCGACGGGTATGTCCTGCCCGATGAACTGCCCCAAGCAACTGCGCAACGGCCCATGCGGCGGTGTACGTCCCGGTGAGTTCTGCGAGGTCAAACCCGACATGAAATGTGTCTGGGCCTTGGCCTGGGACGGGGCCAGCCGTATGCAACACGGGGGCGACAAGATAAAAGAGGTCCTTCCGCCGGTGGAACACATGTTGAAGGGGTCATCATCCTGGTTGCGGGTCAGCCGCGAGATTGCAGCACAGGAACGCGAGGCCCGTGACGCTGCACGCGAAACGCTTGCGCAGGCATTCCCGGAGGCGCGCGAGAATGAACCCTCTGCGGCACCTCTGGCTGCTGAACCCCCCAATGCGGTGAACCGGGAGCTGAAGAAATGA
- a CDS encoding bifunctional riboflavin kinase/FAD synthetase → MHIIRDFQFVEPEDRGASVAIGNFDGVHLGHQSVIELARDAAPDAPLGVMTFEPHPREYFAPDSPPFRLMRGNARAHRLEKLGVKKLYELPFNAALAGLSPDEFARNVICEGLGLSHVVVGADFCFGKGRSGTADDLVRFGQEMGFGVTIAPLMQRSENVVSSTAIRTALSEGRPRDAAAMLGHWHRIEGEVIGGEQRGRELGFPTANMSIEGLHPPKFGVYAVLVDVLDGPHQGSYHGAASVGVRPMFHGEVPNIETFLFDFSGDLYGATLSVGLIEFLRPEMTFDGLDGLIAQMNADCERARGILAAL, encoded by the coding sequence ATGCACATCATCCGGGATTTCCAGTTTGTCGAGCCAGAAGACCGCGGCGCCAGCGTTGCGATCGGGAATTTTGATGGCGTCCATCTGGGGCATCAGTCGGTCATCGAACTGGCCCGCGACGCGGCCCCGGATGCGCCACTGGGTGTCATGACCTTCGAGCCGCATCCACGTGAATACTTTGCGCCGGATTCTCCTCCGTTCCGCCTGATGCGCGGCAATGCGCGGGCGCACCGGCTTGAAAAGCTGGGTGTGAAGAAACTGTACGAGCTGCCGTTCAACGCGGCGCTGGCCGGGCTTTCCCCCGATGAATTCGCGCGCAACGTGATTTGTGAGGGGCTGGGCCTGTCCCATGTCGTGGTCGGGGCCGATTTCTGTTTTGGCAAGGGCCGCAGTGGGACGGCGGACGATCTGGTTCGGTTCGGGCAAGAGATGGGATTTGGCGTAACGATTGCCCCGTTGATGCAGCGGTCGGAAAACGTGGTCTCGTCAACCGCCATCCGCACCGCACTGAGCGAGGGTCGCCCAAGAGATGCCGCCGCGATGCTGGGCCATTGGCACAGGATCGAAGGCGAGGTGATCGGCGGCGAGCAGCGCGGGCGGGAACTGGGTTTTCCAACCGCGAACATGTCCATCGAAGGGCTCCACCCGCCGAAATTCGGCGTCTACGCCGTATTGGTCGACGTGCTGGATGGCCCGCATCAGGGCAGCTATCACGGTGCGGCCTCGGTTGGGGTGCGCCCGATGTTCCATGGCGAAGTGCCAAATATCGAAACCTTCCTGTTCGACTTTTCCGGCGACCTGTACGGGGCGACCTTGTCAGTGGGGCTGATCGAATTCCTGCGCCCTGAAATGACATTTGACGGGCTGGATGGTCTGATCGCGCAGATGAATGCCGATTGTGAACGGGCCCGGGGCATTTTGGCCGCCTTATGA
- a CDS encoding YcgN family cysteine cluster protein produces the protein MSADPIERTGLPARFWERKPLRKMNQREWEALCDGCGKCCLNKLEDEDSGEVALTCVACRLLDDESCRCTQYDIRHQFVPECIVMTPDNIDEHAYWLPQTCAYRLLWEGKTLYDWHPLISGTPDSVHAAGVSVQGRTVSEFETPMEEWEDYIIEEPS, from the coding sequence ATGAGCGCTGATCCGATTGAACGCACCGGCCTTCCCGCCCGGTTCTGGGAGCGCAAACCCCTGCGCAAGATGAATCAGCGCGAGTGGGAGGCCCTGTGTGACGGCTGTGGCAAGTGTTGCCTCAACAAGCTGGAAGATGAAGACTCGGGCGAAGTTGCCCTGACCTGTGTCGCCTGCCGTCTGCTGGACGATGAAAGCTGCCGCTGCACACAATACGACATCCGGCATCAATTCGTGCCTGAATGCATCGTCATGACACCCGACAATATTGACGAACACGCCTATTGGTTGCCGCAAACCTGCGCGTATCGACTGCTGTGGGAAGGCAAAACGCTTTACGACTGGCACCCTTTGATATCTGGTACGCCGGACAGCGTGCATGCCGCAGGCGTTTCAGTTCAGGGGCGCACGGTGTCCGAGTTCGAAACCCCCATGGAAGAGTGGGAAGACTACATTATCGAGGAGCCTAGCTGA
- a CDS encoding low specificity L-threonine aldolase — protein sequence MYFASDNSGPVHPQVMAKLAEANQGYQMAYGADTMMNEVRDRIRSIFEAPGAAVYLVATGTAANSLALATLSNPWETIFCSPVAHIHEDECNAPEFYTGAKLTLVPGGDKMSPDALRGSILGEETRGVHGPQRGPVSITQVTERGSVYSLEELQALCGVAKEYGLPVHLDGARFSNALVALNCSPADMTWKAGVDAVSFGGTKNGLMGVEAVVFFDESKAWEFELRRKRGAHLFSKHRYLSAQMAAYLEDDLWLKLARQANANCARLADGLRAKGAEFLHEPQANMIFAAFSRAKHKQLHEAGAIYHLWGDELEGGDDDESLACRLVCDWSIGTAEIDQFLSLL from the coding sequence ATGTATTTCGCATCTGACAATTCCGGGCCGGTTCACCCTCAGGTCATGGCCAAACTGGCCGAGGCCAATCAGGGCTATCAGATGGCCTATGGCGCCGACACGATGATGAACGAGGTGCGTGACCGCATTCGCAGCATCTTTGAAGCGCCGGGGGCTGCTGTCTATCTCGTCGCAACGGGGACAGCGGCAAATTCGCTGGCCCTTGCCACGTTGTCCAACCCCTGGGAAACGATCTTCTGTTCTCCGGTTGCCCATATCCATGAAGACGAGTGCAACGCGCCTGAGTTTTACACCGGGGCCAAGCTGACCCTTGTTCCCGGCGGCGACAAGATGTCACCGGACGCGTTGCGCGGGTCCATCCTGGGCGAAGAAACCCGCGGGGTACACGGGCCGCAGCGCGGGCCGGTGTCGATCACCCAGGTCACCGAGCGCGGATCGGTCTATTCGCTGGAGGAATTGCAGGCGCTGTGTGGGGTCGCAAAGGAATATGGCTTGCCGGTCCATCTGGATGGGGCCCGGTTCAGCAATGCTCTGGTGGCCCTGAATTGTTCTCCGGCTGACATGACATGGAAAGCTGGGGTGGACGCGGTCAGTTTTGGCGGCACGAAAAACGGGCTGATGGGCGTTGAAGCGGTGGTGTTCTTTGACGAGAGCAAGGCCTGGGAATTCGAGCTGCGGCGCAAACGCGGGGCGCATCTGTTTTCCAAGCATCGCTACCTGTCCGCTCAGATGGCGGCTTATCTTGAGGATGATCTGTGGCTGAAGCTGGCGCGTCAGGCCAACGCAAACTGTGCCCGGCTGGCCGACGGCCTGCGTGCAAAAGGGGCCGAGTTCCTGCACGAACCACAGGCCAATATGATCTTTGCCGCTTTTTCACGCGCGAAGCACAAACAGCTGCATGAGGCCGGGGCAATCTACCACCTCTGGGGGGACGAGCTGGAAGGTGGCGATGACGATGAAAGCCTTGCCTGCAGACTGGTCTGCGACTGGTCGATCGGGACAGCCGAGATCGATCAGTTTCTCAGCCTGTTGTAA
- a CDS encoding alpha/beta fold hydrolase: MTTPTAMQSVFVRRLGDGGRKVLALHCTIAHSGAWSGLSKALDGSVCLVAPDMLSHGRSPDWDGQSDFFDAVTDLAAVELTKPMDLVGHSFGAIVALRLAIEHPDLVRSLTLIEPVFFAVAKQDAPHLYDQHRRESQPIEAAFQAGDEALAARLFNRMWSTGIGPKWPDLPERTRAGMVRGIHVVPASYPVLYDDRAGLLDPDRCKRVSMPTLLLSGSKTHPTIPAICDGLQRRLPNARHEVVQGAGHMLPISHPRETSALLQELWKAGRGTGVTTG, encoded by the coding sequence ATGACAACCCCGACGGCGATGCAATCCGTCTTCGTCAGACGATTGGGCGACGGAGGGCGCAAAGTGCTTGCCCTTCATTGCACCATTGCGCATTCCGGCGCGTGGTCTGGCCTGTCCAAGGCATTGGATGGCAGCGTGTGTCTTGTTGCACCGGATATGCTGTCCCACGGGCGCAGTCCGGATTGGGACGGTCAAAGCGATTTCTTTGACGCTGTGACAGATCTGGCGGCGGTCGAGTTGACCAAGCCCATGGATCTGGTCGGCCATTCCTTTGGGGCGATCGTTGCGCTCAGACTGGCCATCGAGCATCCGGACCTTGTTCGAAGCTTGACCCTGATCGAGCCCGTGTTCTTTGCCGTGGCAAAACAGGACGCGCCCCATTTGTACGATCAGCACCGGCGAGAGTCACAACCGATTGAAGCAGCGTTCCAAGCAGGCGACGAAGCGCTGGCCGCGCGGTTGTTCAACCGGATGTGGAGCACCGGTATCGGCCCAAAATGGCCGGACCTGCCAGAGCGGACGCGCGCCGGAATGGTGCGTGGGATTCATGTTGTTCCTGCGTCTTACCCCGTTCTGTACGATGACCGCGCCGGGTTGCTTGACCCCGACAGATGCAAGCGCGTATCGATGCCAACCCTGTTGCTGAGCGGATCAAAGACCCACCCGACGATCCCCGCAATCTGTGATGGATTGCAGCGTCGTCTACCGAACGCACGCCATGAGGTCGTTCAAGGTGCAGGGCACATGCTGCCCATTTCGCACCCCCGTGAAACCAGCGCGCTTCTTCAGGAGCTCTGGAAAGCTGGCCGCGGAACGGGTGTTACAACAGGCTGA
- a CDS encoding 2-hydroxychromene-2-carboxylate isomerase, with the protein MTRIDYYFATISPYSYLAGNRLEEIAAKRGASISYKPLDIMALFARTGGTPPKDRHISRIEYRAQELLRQSQKLGMEFNLQPAHWPTNMAPSSYAIIAAIRDGSGDVGKLCQLILRACWAEEKDVAQDDVIRDCLANAGFDQELANSGLLVGAETYAANLEEAVDRGVFGAPFYITPDGQRFWGQDRLDDLDRHLSEMKG; encoded by the coding sequence ATGACCCGGATTGACTACTATTTTGCGACAATTTCGCCCTATAGCTACCTGGCTGGAAACCGGCTGGAAGAGATTGCGGCGAAACGTGGAGCATCGATCAGCTACAAACCGCTGGACATCATGGCACTGTTCGCACGCACCGGGGGTACGCCGCCAAAAGACCGTCATATCTCGCGCATCGAATACCGCGCTCAGGAATTGCTGCGCCAATCGCAGAAACTGGGGATGGAGTTCAACCTGCAACCGGCGCACTGGCCGACCAACATGGCACCGTCTTCTTATGCGATCATCGCCGCGATCAGGGATGGTTCGGGCGACGTGGGCAAGTTGTGCCAGTTGATCCTGCGCGCCTGCTGGGCCGAAGAAAAAGACGTCGCTCAGGATGATGTGATCCGGGACTGCCTGGCAAATGCCGGGTTTGACCAGGAACTGGCCAACAGTGGACTGCTGGTCGGGGCCGAGACCTATGCCGCCAATCTGGAAGAAGCCGTGGATCGCGGCGTGTTCGGCGCGCCGTTCTACATCACGCCGGACGGTCAAAGGTTCTGGGGGCAGGATCGCCTGGATGATCTGGATCGGCATCTGTCCGAGATGAAAGGATGA